Proteins encoded within one genomic window of Ailuropoda melanoleuca isolate Jingjing chromosome 16, ASM200744v2, whole genome shotgun sequence:
- the PCNX3 gene encoding pecanex-like protein 3 isoform X3, translated as MGSQVLQILRQGVWASLTGGWFFDPHQSTFSNCFHLYVWIFLLTFPFLLYMVLPPSLMVAGVYCLVVAVIFTTIKTVNYRLHAMFDQGEIVEKRNSTMGEPEEEPAQGDSSLPRDPGVEMTVFRKVSSTPPVRCSSQHSVFGFNQVSELLPRMEDSGALRDIKELVREQGSNNVIVTSADREMLKLSSQEKLIGDLPQTPPGAAPDPSLPSTDSSERSPLAGDGAPWSGSSVADTPMSPLLKGSLSQELSKSFLTLTRPERALVRTSSRREQRRGAGGYQPLDRRGSGEPTPQKAGSSDSCFSGTDRETLSSFKSEKTNSTHLDSPPGGQAPEGSDTDPPSEAELPASPDAGVPSDDTLRSFDTVIGAGTPPGPAEPLLVVRPKDLALLRPTKRRPPMRRHSPPGRAPRRPLLEGGGFFEDEDTSEGSELSPASSLRSQRRYSTDSSSSTSCYSPESSRGAAGGPRKRRAPHGAEEGTAVPPKRPYGTQRTPSTASAKTHARVLSMDGAGGDVLRAPLAGSKAELEAQAGVELASGEPALLPAEAHRGPAANQPGWRGELQEEGAVGGADETGKRDRTSSVRRTQAIRRRHNAGSNPTPPASVMGSPPSSLQEAQRSRAASHSRALTLPSALHFASSLLLTRAGAAVHEACTFDDTSEGAVHYFYDESASLRRGRSHYPCCAYEEAEARPEVTAEQVAEQGPEPRAGRPAGPLRSSSGSLGAGLPYRGAPHRMVHVGQALVPLSLTCCLVSHTPGPGVRRSYTFGLAGGGYENPVGQQGEQAANGAWDRHSHSSSFHSADVPEAAGGLNLLQPRPVVLQGMQVRRVPLEIPEFDLLDQDSLHESQEQTLMEEAPPRAQHSYKYWLLPGRWTSVRYERLALLALLDRTRGLVENILGIGLSSLVAFLGYLLLLKGFFTDIWVFQFCLVIASCQYSLLKSVQPDAASPMHGHNWVIAYSRPVYFCICCLLIWLLDALGSAQPFPPVSLYGLTLFSASFFFCARDVATVFTLCFPFVFLLGLLPQVNTCLMYLLEQIDMHGFGGTAATSPLTAVFSLSRSLLAAALLYGFCLGAIKTPWPEQHVPVLFSVFCGLLVALSYHLSRQSSDPTVLWSLIRSKLFPELEERSLETARAEPPDPLPDKMRQSVREVLHSDLVMCVVIAVLTFAISASTVFIALKSVLGFVLYALAGAVGFFTHYLLPQLRKQLPWFCLSQPVLKPSEYSQYEVRGAAQVMWFEKLYASLQCVEKYLIYPAVVLNALTVDAHAVVSHPDKFCLYCRALLMTVAGLKLLRSAFCCPPQQYLTLAFTVLLFHFDYPRLSQGFLLDYFLMSLLCSKLWDLLYKLRFVLTYIAPWQITWGSAFHAFAQPFAVPHSAMLFVQALLSALFSTPLNPLLGSAVFIMSYARPLKFWERDYNTKRVDHSNTRLVTQLDRNPGADDNNLNSIFYEHLTRSLQHTLCGDLVLGRWGNYGPGDCFVLASDYLNALVHLIEVGNGLVTFQLRGLEFRGTYCQQREVEAITEGVEEDEGCCCCEPGHLPRVLSFNAAFGQRWLAWEVTASKYVLEGYSISDNNAASMLQVFDLRKILITYYVKSIIYYVSRSPKLEAWLSHEGIAAALRPVRAPGYADSDPTFSLSVDEDYDLRLSGLSLPAFCAVHLEWIQYCASRRSQPVDQDWNSPLVTLCFGLCVLGRRALGTASHSMSASLEPFLYGLHALFKGDFRITSPRDEWVFADMDLLHRVVAPGVRMALKLHQDHFTSPDEYEEPAALYDAIAANEERLVISHEGDPAWRSAILSNTPSLLALRHVLDDASDEYKIIMLNRRHLSFRVIKVNRECVRGLWAGQQQELVFLRNRNPERGSIQNAKQALRNMINSSCDQPLGYPIYVSPLTTSLAGSHPQLRALWGGPVSLSAIARWLLHSWERLHKGCGAGCNSGGNVDDSDCGGGGGLTSLSNNPPLAHPTPENTAGSGDQPLPPGPGWGPRPSLSGSGDGRPPPLLQWPPPRLPGPTPASPAPTEGPRPSRPPGPGLLSSEGPSGKWSLGGRKGLGGSEAEPASGSPKGGTPKSQAPLDLSLSPDISTNASSPPRAAQDIPCLDSSVPESGTPTGTLGDWPAPTEERESPAAQPLLEHQY; from the exons ATGGGGTCGCAGGTATTGCAGATCCTGCGCCAGGGGGTGTGGGCCTCGCTCACTGGCGGTTGGTTCTTCGACCCGCACCAGAGCACCTTCTCCAACTGCTTCCATCTTTACGTCTGGATCTTCTTGCTCACCTTTCCCTTCTTGCTGTACATG GTCCTGCCTCCCAGCTTGATGGTGGCCGGCGTGTACTGCCTCGTGGTGGCTGTCATCTTCACTACCATCAAGACTGTGAACTATCGGCTACATGCTATGTTCGATCAGGGCGAGATTGTGGAGAAGCGCAACTCGACCATGGGGGAGCCGGAGGAGGAGCCTGCACAGGGGGACAGCAGTCTGCCcag GGACCCTGGAGTGGAGATGACGGTGTTTCGGAAAGTGAGTTCCACACCTCCGGTACGCTGTAGCTCCCAGCATTCCGTGTTTGGCTTCAACCAGGTCTCG GAGCTGCTGCCCCGGATGGAGGACTCTGGGGCCCTAAGAG ACATCAAGGAGCTGGTGCGGGAGCAGGGCAGCAACAATGTGATCGTGACCTCAGCGGATCGAGAGATGCTGAAGCTAAGCTCGCAGGAGAAACTGA TTGGAGACCTTCCTCAGACACCCCCGGGGGCTGCCCCAgacccctctctccccagcacaGACTCTTCAGAACGTTCTCCCTTGGCTGGAGATGGAGCCCCCTGGAGTGGAAGCAGTGTGGCCGACACTCCCATGAGCCCCCTTCTGAAGGGGAGCCTCAGCCAGGAGCTGAGCAAGAGCTTCCTGACCCTGACCCGGCCTGAGCGGGCCCTGGTGAGGACCAGCAGTCGACGGGAACAACGCCGGGGAGCAGGTGGCTACCAGCCCTTGGACCGGCGGGGCTCGGGTGAGCCCaccccccagaaagcaggctccTCGGATTCCTGCTTCAGTGGCACTGACAGGGAGACGTTGAGCAGCTTCAAGAGCGAAAAGACCAACTCAACCCATCTGGACAGCCCCCCCGGCGGGCAAGCCCCTGAGGGCAGCGACACAGATCCACCCTCTGAGGCTGAGCTGCCCGCATCACCAGATGCCGGAGTCCCCTCCGATGACACACTGCGTTCCTTTGACACAGTCATAGGAGCAGGGACGCCGCCGGGCCCAGCTGAGCCACTCCTGGTTGTGCGGCCCAAGGACTTGGCCTTACTGCGGCCCACCAAACGGCGGCCACCCATGCGAAGACACTCCCCACCTGGCCGTGCCCCTCGGAGGCCCCTGCTTGAAGGTGGGGGCTTCTTTGAGGACGAAGACACCAGTGAGGGCAGCGAACTGagtccagcctccagcctccgaTCTCAGCGCCGCTACAGTACTGACagctcttcctccacctcctgTTACTCCCCCGAGAGCTCCCGTGGTGCAGCTGGGGGACCCCGGAAGCGACGGGCCCCTCATGGGGCTGAGGAGGGGACTGCCGTGCCCCCCAAGCGGCCCTATGGGACCCAGCGGACGCCTAGTACTGCCAGCGCCAAAACGCATGCCCGTGTGCTGAGCATGGATGGGGCAGGGGGTGATGTCCTAAGGGCCCCCCTGGCTGGCTCCAAGGCTGAGCTGGAGGCCCAGGCGGGGGTGGAGCTGGCTTCTGGTGAGCCTGCTTTGCTGCCTGCTGAGGCCCACAGGGGACCTGCTGCCAACCAGCCCGGCTGGCGGGGGGAACTGCAAGAGGAAGGTGCTGTGGGGGGAG CTGACGAGACTGGCAAGCGGGACCGCACGAGCAGTGTGCGGCGGACTCAGGCGATCCGCCGGCGCCACAATGCGGGCAGCAAtcccacccctccagcctctgTCATGGGCTCGCCGCCCAG CAGCCTGCAGGAGGCTCAGCGCAGCCGGGCCGCCTCTCACTCCCGGGCGCTGACGCTGCCCTCCGCCTTGCACTTCGCTTCGTCGCTGCTGCTCACGCGGGCGGGCGCCGCTGTGCACGAGGCCTGCACCTTTGATGACACATCCGAGGGTGCCGTGCACTACTTCTATGACGAGAGCG CCTCTCTCAGACGTGGGCGGTCTCATTATCCATGCTGTGCTTATGAGGAAGCCGAGGCACGGCCTGAAGTCACAGCCGAGCAAGTGGCAGAACAGGGACCTGAACCCAGGGCAGGCCGACCTGCAGGCCCTCTCCGCTCCAGCTCAGGGTCCCTAGGGGCTGGGCTGCCATACAGGGGAGCTCCTCACCGGATGGTCCACGTGGGTCAGGCCTTGGTGCCCCTGTCCCTGACGTGCTGCCTTGTGTCCCACACCCCTGGCCCAGGCGTGCGGCGTTCCTACACCTTCGGCCTAGCTGGAGGCGGCTACGAGAACCCTGTGgggcagcagggggagcaggcggCCAATGGAGCTTG GGACCGCCACTCACATTCCTCCAGCTTCCACTCGGCCGATGTCCCTGAGGCAGCGGGTGGCCTGAACCTGCTGCAGCCAAGGCCCGTGGTTCTGCAGGGCATGCAGGTGCGCCGAGTGCCCCTGGAGATCCCGGAG TTTGACCTGCTGGACCAGGACTCCCTGCACGAATCCCAGGAGCAGACGCTGATGGAGGAGGCGCCGCCTCGGGCCCAGCACAGCTACAAGTACTGGCTCCTTCCTGGCCGCTGGACATCCGTGCGCTATGAGCGGCTGGCCCTCCTGGCCCTGTTGGACCG GACTCGGGGGCTGGTGGAGAACATACTCGGCATCGGCCTGAGCAGCCTCGTCGCCTTCCTGGGCTACCTGTTGCTGCTCAAGGGCTTCTTCACGGATATCTGGGTCTTCCAGTTCTGCTTGGTCATCGCCTCCTGCCAGTATTCCCTGCTCAAG AGCGTGCAGCCTGATGCGGCGTCTCCCATGCAC GGCCACAACTGGGTGATTGCATATAGCCGGCCTGTCTACTTCTGCATCTGCTGTCTGCTCATCTGGCTGTTGGACGCCCTGGGCTCAGCTCAGCCCTTCCCACCCGTCTCCCTGTATGGCCTCACGCTCTTCTCcgcctccttcttcttctgtgcCCGGGATGTGGCTACCG TGTTCACCTTGTGCTTCCCGTTCGTCTTCCTCCTGGGCCTCCTTCCCCAGGTTAACACCTGTCTCATGTACCTGCTGGAGCAGATAGACATGCACGGCTTTGGGGGTACAG CTGCCACCAGTCCGCTCACGGCGGTGTTCAGCCTCTCCCGCAGCCTGCTGGCTGCTGCTCTGCTCTATGGTTTCTGCCTCGGGGCCATCAAG ACTCCTTGGCCGGAACAGCACGTCCCTGTCCTCTTCTCGGTCTTCTGTGGCCTCCTGGTGGCACTGTCCTACCACCTGAGCCGTCAGAGCAGTGATCCCACTGTGCTCTG GTCCCTGATCCGGAGCAAGCTCTTCCCCGAGCTGGAGGAGAGGAGCTTGGAGACAGCTCGGGCTGAGCCCCCAGACCCGCTGCCAGACAAGATGCGTCAGTCGGTG CGTGAGGTCCTGCACTCTGACCTGGTGATGTGTGTGGTGATCGCTGTGCTCACCTTCGCCATCAGCGCCAGCACCGTCTTCATCGCCCTGAAG TCGGTGCTGGGCTTCGTGCTGTACGCGCTGGCCGGGGCCGTGGGCTTCTTCACACACTACTTGCTGCCGCAGCTCCGCAAACAGCTGCCCTGGTTCTGCCTGTCGCAGCCCGTGCTGAAGCCATCCGAGTACAGCCAGTACGAAGTTCGCG GCGCTGCGCAGGTGATGTGGTTCGAGAAGCTGTACGCCAGCCTTCAGTGCGTCGAGAAGTACCTCATCTACCCCGCCGTGGTGCTCAACGCTCTCACAGTGGACGCCCACGCCGTCGTCAGCCACCCGGACAAGTTCTGCCTCTA CTGCCGGGCGCTGCTGATGACCGTGGCTGGGCTGAAGCTGTTACGCTCAGCCTTCTGCTGCCCACCCCAGCAGTACCTGACCTTGGCCTTCACCGTCCTGCTCTTCCACTTCGACTACCCACGCCTGTCCCAGGGCTTTTTGCTCGACTACTTCCTCATGTCCCTGCTGTGCAGCAAG CTGTGGGACCTGCTGTATAAGCTGCGTTTTGTGCTGACCTACATCGCGCCCTGGCAGATCACCTGGGGCTCCGCTTTCCATGCTTTCGCCCAGCCCTTTGCCGTGCCTC ACTCGGCCATGCTGTTCGTTCAAGCTCTGCTCTCGGCACTCTTCTCCACGCCACTCAACCCCCTGCTGGGCAGCGCTGTCTTCATCATGTCCTACGCGCGGCCCCTCAAGTTCTGGGAGCGCGACTACAA CACTAAACGTGTGGATCATTCCAACACCCGCCTGGTCACACAGCTGGATCGGAACCCCG GCGCCGACGACAACAACCTCAACTCCATCTTCTATGAGCACTTGACGCGCTCGCTGCAGCACACGCTATGTGGGGACCTGGTGCTGGGCCGCTGGGGCAACTACGGCCCCGGCGACTGCTTTGTCCTGGCCTCTGACTACCTCAACGCCCTGGTGCACCTCATCGAGGTCGGCAATGGCCTCGTCACCTTCCAGCTGCGTGGCCTTGAGTTCCGGG gtacATACTGCCAGCAGCGCGAGGTAGAGGCCATCACGGAGGGCGTGGAGGAGGACgagggctgctgctgctgcgagCCTGGCCACCTGCCGCGGGTCCTGTCCTTCAATGCCGCCTTCGGGCAGCGCTGGCTGGCCTGGGAGGTGACGGCCAGCAAGTACGTGCTGGAGGGCTACAGCATCAGTGACAATAACGCGGCCTCCATGCTGCAGGTGTTCGATCTCCGCAAGATCCTCATCACTTACTACGTCAAG AGCATCATCTACTACGTGAGCCGCTCACCGAAGCTGGAGGCGTGGCTTAGCCACGAGGGCATCGCAGCGGCCCTGCGGCCTGTGAGGGCGCCGGGCTACGCTGACTCGGACCCCACCTTCTCCCTGAGTGTGGATGAGGACTATGACCTTCGCCTCTCTGGCCTCTCGCTGCCTGCCTTCTGTGCGGTGCACCTTGAGTGGATCCAGTACTGCGCCTCCCGGCGCAGCCAG CCTGTGGATCAAGATTGGAACTCGCCGCTGGTCACGCTGTGTTTTGGTCTGTGTGTGCTGGGCCGACGGGCCCTGGGGACAGCCTCGCATAGCATGTCTGCCAG cctGGAGCCCTTCCTCTACGGCCTGCACGCCCTGTTCAAGGGGGACTTCCGCATCACCTCCCCACGTGACGAGTGGGTCTTCGCTGACATGGACCTGCTTCATCGTGTGGTGGCGCCCGGGGTTCGCATGGCCCTCAAGCTTCACCAG GACCACTTCACGTCCCCAGATGAGTACGAGGAGCCGGCCGCTCTGTATGATGCCATCGCCGCCAACGAGGAGCGCCTGGTCATCTCGCACGAGGGCGACCCGGCCTGGCGCAGCGCCATCCTCAGCAACACGCCCTCGCTGCTGGCGCTGCGCCACGTGCTGGACGACGCCTCGGATGAGTACAAGATCATCATGCTCAACCGGCGGCACCTCAGCTTCCGCGTCAtcaag GTGAACCGCGAGTGCGTCCGCGGCCTGTGGGCCGGGCAGCAGCAGGAGCTGGTGTTTCTGCGCAACCGCAACCCCGAACGCGGCAGTATCCAGAACGCCAAGCAGGCGCTGCGCAACATGATCAACTCCTCCTGCGACCAGCCGCTGGGCTACCCCATCTATGTGTCGCCCCTCACCACCTCGCTGGCCGGCAGCCACCCCCAGCTGCGGGCACTGTGGGGTGGCCCCGTCAGCCTGAGCGCCATTGCCCGCTGGCTTCTGCACAGCTGGGAGAG GCTTCATAAGGGCTGCGGTGCCGGCTGCAACAGCGGCGGGAACGTGGACGACTCGGACTGTGGCGGAGGCGGTGGCTTGACCTCCCTCAGCAATAACCCCCCCCTGGCACACCCCACACCTGAAAACACAGCAG GCAGTGGtgaccagcccctccctcccggCCCAGGCTGGGGCCCTCGGCCTTCTCTGAGCGGCTCTGGTGACGGGCGCCCCCCTCCTCTGCTGCAGTGGCCACCCCCTCGACTCCCTGGACCAACCCctgcttcccccgcccccaccgagGGTCCCCGGCCCTCAAGGCCCCCTGGCCCCGGTCTCCTCAGTTCGGAGGGTCCCAGTGGGAAGTGGAGCCTGGGGGGTCGGAAGGGGCTAGGGGGATCTGAGGCGGAGccagcctcagggagccccaaAGGAGGCACGCCCAAATCTCAG GCGCCCCTAGACCTCAGCCTCAGCCCGGATATCAGCACCAACGCCTCCTCGCCCCCCAGAGCAGCCCAGGACATTCCTTGCTTGGACAGCAGTGTTCCTGAAAGTGGCACACCCACTGGGACCCTGGGTGACTGGCCTGCCCCTACTGAGGAGCGTGAGAGCCCAGCCGCCCAGCCCCTGCTGGAGCATCAGTACTGA